A region from the Desulfoglaeba alkanexedens ALDC genome encodes:
- a CDS encoding universal stress protein, producing the protein MDESKKRVLVAVDGSQGSFEAVRYVSELLPPDRLEVTLFHVVTSIPENFRDIEGNPAFRPRLASVRAWEIGQRAGMEEYLAKAKKLLADRGFPEDAVRAESREREVGIARDIVFEAEKGYDAVAVGRRGMSNIQDLVLGSVVQKLLACLMNIPLWIVGEYQRGEGAVVALDASEGAMKAVEYAGRMFGGTEARIMLFHVIRGVESLLQGYGLFFSPGEHRDWIGKVQEEFERAKQHMHTVFDTARSRLQEAGIPAERIETKLLTGAASRAVSIVEEARARNFSTIVVGRRGLSRVEEFFIGRVSSKVVHMARDKAVWVVS; encoded by the coding sequence ATGGACGAAAGCAAAAAGAGAGTGCTCGTGGCGGTGGATGGTTCGCAGGGTTCCTTCGAAGCGGTTCGTTACGTGAGCGAGCTGCTGCCGCCGGACCGGCTGGAAGTGACGCTCTTTCACGTGGTAACTTCCATCCCGGAAAACTTCCGGGACATCGAAGGCAATCCGGCGTTCCGTCCGCGGCTGGCTTCCGTGCGAGCGTGGGAGATCGGCCAGCGGGCGGGCATGGAAGAGTACCTGGCCAAGGCGAAAAAGCTTCTGGCGGACAGGGGATTTCCCGAAGATGCCGTGAGGGCGGAAAGCCGCGAGCGCGAGGTGGGGATCGCTCGCGATATCGTCTTCGAGGCGGAGAAGGGCTACGATGCGGTGGCCGTGGGTCGGCGGGGGATGAGCAACATCCAGGACCTCGTCCTGGGAAGCGTCGTCCAGAAGCTCCTGGCGTGCCTGATGAACATCCCGCTTTGGATCGTCGGGGAATACCAGCGGGGCGAAGGAGCCGTGGTGGCCCTCGATGCGTCCGAAGGCGCCATGAAGGCCGTGGAATACGCCGGCCGGATGTTTGGGGGCACCGAGGCGCGCATCATGCTGTTCCACGTGATTCGAGGAGTGGAGTCCTTGCTGCAAGGGTATGGACTCTTTTTCTCCCCCGGGGAACATCGGGACTGGATCGGGAAGGTTCAGGAAGAATTCGAACGCGCCAAGCAGCACATGCACACGGTCTTTGATACCGCCCGCTCTCGGCTCCAAGAAGCCGGGATTCCGGCCGAGCGGATCGAAACCAAGCTGTTGACCGGGGCGGCCAGTCGGGCGGTGTCCATCGTCGAAGAAGCCCGCGCGAGGAATTTCAGCACCATCGTGGTGGGGCGGCGGGGGCTGTCCCGGGTGGAAGAATTCTTCATAGGGCGGGTGAGCAGCAAGGTTGTCCATATGGCCCGGGACAAGGCCGTCTGGGTGGTGAGCTAG
- a CDS encoding universal stress protein, translating into MDESKKRVLVAVDGSQGSFEAVRYVSELLPPDRLEVMLFHVATSIPESFWDIESNPAFRSRLASVRAWEIGQRAAMEEYLAKAKKLLADRGFPEDAVTAESRERQVGIARDIVFEAQKGYDAVAVGRRGMSNIQDIVLGSVVHKLLARLVTVPLWIVGEYQRGEGAVVALDASEGAMKAVEYAGRMFGGTETRIMLFHVIRGVESLMQRYGRFFAPGEQRDWIEKAEEEFERAKQHMHTVFDTARSRLQEAGIPAERIETKLLTGAASRAVAIVEEARARNFSTIVVGRRGLSRVEEFFIGRVSNKIVHMARDKAVWVVS; encoded by the coding sequence ATGGACGAAAGCAAAAAGAGAGTGCTCGTGGCGGTGGATGGTTCGCAAGGTTCCTTCGAAGCGGTTCGTTACGTGAGCGAGCTGCTGCCGCCGGACCGGCTGGAAGTGATGCTCTTTCACGTGGCTACTTCCATTCCGGAAAGCTTTTGGGATATCGAAAGCAATCCGGCGTTTCGTTCGCGGCTGGCTTCCGTACGAGCGTGGGAGATCGGTCAGCGGGCGGCCATGGAAGAGTACCTGGCCAAGGCGAAGAAGCTTCTGGCGGACAGGGGATTTCCCGAAGATGCCGTGACGGCGGAAAGCCGCGAGCGTCAGGTGGGGATCGCTCGCGATATCGTCTTCGAGGCGCAGAAGGGCTACGATGCGGTGGCCGTGGGTCGGCGGGGGATGAGCAACATCCAGGATATCGTCCTGGGAAGCGTCGTCCACAAGCTCCTGGCGCGCCTGGTGACCGTCCCGCTTTGGATCGTCGGGGAATACCAGCGGGGCGAAGGAGCCGTGGTGGCCCTCGATGCGTCCGAAGGCGCCATGAAGGCCGTGGAATATGCCGGCCGGATGTTCGGGGGCACCGAGACGCGCATCATGCTTTTCCACGTGATTCGAGGAGTGGAGTCCTTGATGCAGAGGTACGGACGCTTTTTCGCCCCAGGGGAACAGCGGGACTGGATCGAGAAGGCTGAGGAAGAATTCGAACGCGCCAAGCAGCACATGCACACGGTCTTCGATACCGCCCGCTCTCGGCTCCAAGAAGCCGGGATTCCAGCCGAGCGGATCGAAACGAAGCTGTTGACCGGGGCGGCCAGTCGGGCGGTGGCCATCGTTGAAGAAGCCCGCGCGAGGAATTTCAGCACCATCGTGGTGGGGCGGCGGGGGCTGTCCCGGGTGGAAGAATTCTTCATAGGGCGGGTGAGCAACAAGATTGTCCACATGGCCCGGGACAAGGCCGTCTGGGTGGTGAGCTAG
- a CDS encoding sensor histidine kinase produces the protein MAAPKPPGTRDIVTVAFDESRLTERNAALSVLLRLSNVLAGATDLGELLHEALEVVCGHFQLDTARLYLLDSETNTLVLKASRGLDPAGLEIVRMDEGFSGRSARNRCLIAQNVSDLTDRERAALLSSKGLKVVVCVPMIVLDRVEGVMNLSSRGFFELDSEKIDLLMVMGHQIGAAVANARIMRELSAKLDKVREQRETIKFFAYSVSHDLKSPAVGLYGLTKRLKTRYGESLDETGRLYCDQILKAAERIVTLVEQINTYITAREVPRPMRKVCLKSVLSGLRDEFSIRIRERGVRWVEPQVLPEVVGDEMLLTRAVQNLIDNALKHGGEELREIRFEWREDERSYILAISDDGAGIREDQRARLFQPFHRGAAKGVEGTGLGLAILKEVAKRHGGEVWVESEPGRGTTFFFSISKQLDAACRETGTEGSR, from the coding sequence ATGGCCGCTCCAAAACCCCCTGGTACCAGGGACATCGTTACGGTGGCCTTCGACGAAAGTCGGTTGACCGAGAGAAACGCCGCCCTTTCGGTCCTGCTTCGCCTGAGCAACGTTCTTGCCGGAGCGACGGATCTCGGCGAGCTGCTCCACGAAGCGCTGGAAGTCGTCTGCGGCCATTTCCAACTGGATACCGCACGTCTGTACCTCTTGGATTCGGAAACGAACACTTTGGTGCTGAAAGCCAGCCGGGGGCTGGATCCCGCCGGCCTGGAAATCGTACGCATGGACGAAGGGTTCTCCGGACGGTCTGCTCGAAACCGTTGCTTAATCGCTCAGAACGTTTCGGACCTGACCGACCGGGAAAGGGCCGCACTCCTTAGCAGTAAAGGATTGAAGGTTGTTGTGTGCGTGCCCATGATTGTCCTGGACAGGGTGGAGGGCGTAATGAATCTGTCGTCTCGGGGGTTTTTCGAACTGGATTCGGAAAAGATCGACCTGCTCATGGTGATGGGGCATCAGATCGGCGCCGCCGTCGCCAATGCCAGGATCATGCGGGAATTGAGCGCCAAGTTGGACAAAGTGCGGGAGCAAAGGGAGACCATCAAGTTCTTCGCCTATTCGGTGAGTCACGATTTGAAGAGCCCGGCGGTGGGCCTTTACGGCCTGACGAAGAGGCTGAAGACCCGTTACGGGGAAAGCCTGGATGAAACGGGGCGCCTCTATTGCGACCAGATCCTCAAGGCGGCGGAAAGGATTGTGACCCTGGTCGAGCAGATCAACACCTACATCACCGCCCGGGAAGTGCCTCGGCCCATGCGGAAGGTTTGTTTGAAGTCGGTGTTGAGCGGGCTTCGGGACGAATTTTCCATAAGGATAAGAGAGCGGGGAGTTCGTTGGGTCGAGCCTCAGGTTCTTCCCGAGGTGGTGGGCGACGAGATGCTCCTTACCCGGGCAGTGCAAAACCTCATCGACAACGCCTTGAAGCACGGCGGCGAGGAGCTCAGGGAGATCCGGTTCGAGTGGCGTGAAGACGAAAGGAGCTACATCTTGGCGATTTCCGACGATGGTGCGGGCATCCGTGAAGACCAAAGGGCGCGGCTCTTCCAGCCATTTCATCGCGGTGCCGCAAAAGGTGTGGAAGGAACGGGGCTGGGGCTCGCCATCCTGAAGGAGGTGGCCAAGAGGCATGGCGGAGAAGTCTGGGTGGAATCGGAGCCGGGCAGGGGAACCACCTTCTTCTTCTCCATTTCGAAACAGCTCGACGCTGCGTGCCGGGAAACCGGGACGGAGGGATCCCGTTGA
- a CDS encoding PEP/pyruvate-binding domain-containing protein, with amino-acid sequence MMWKRERAGKLRKALRKWVLGDVGPSTPPPPEELEQLRLAFKARYHHFKLLLNANNRALEVMAEMEEMIRGNRPFGMTFVRSRCTRVSTSVFQIIRHLDALAPGKYTELYDRFRDIQKKINPFIHSSAPATRAAPLVVALEDVGAHAADLVGAKMANLGEVANRLGFRVPRGFVVTARGYQRFLAETGLQAEIDRRLQSADAERLDELYSLSADIQQLIIRSPLPSDLREAIEEQLKLLQNRTAGPVRLALRSSALGEDLPGVSFAGQYRSELNVSADNVLQAYKEVVAGKYGLTAMTYRLHRGIRDEDIAMCVGCLEMVDAVASGVLYTRNPLNLREDELVIHGVWGLPKPVVDGSAVSDLFVVSREPPHRVLRRDIADKSLRFVCDPDEGVCRLDVVGAERSEPCLHEDQAAALARLALRIEAHYGSPQDIEWALDPSGDFVVLQSRPLLPTGMPEEAIRRNASRRDAPVLLEGGSTASAGVATGTAFVVQRDVDALQFPPGGVLVTAQALPRWATLLGRAAAVVSEKGSVAGHLANVAREFGVPALFGVPDACRRLSTGRIVTVDADQRVVYDGRIEMPEISERPQRKLMEGSPVHRALEGAARWIVPLNLLDPDSPDFRPGNCRTFHDITRFCHEKAVFEMFRFGETHHFPERSSKQLVCDVPMQFWVINLDDGFKAETEGKFVSLENIDSIPMRALWEGMVAVPWHGPPPVDTRGFLSVLLEATTNPGLDPALHSPYAIRNYFMISRHFCSLQSRFGFHFSTVEALVSERDSENYVSFQFKGGAANLDRRIIRARLVAGLLEELGFHAEVKEDAAFARLEGHGPSFMVSRLRALGYLIIHTRQLDMVMTDGYSVERYRSQMLDHLRPLVGECLQVAAGDSG; translated from the coding sequence ATGATGTGGAAAAGGGAAAGGGCCGGAAAGCTTCGCAAGGCGTTGCGAAAATGGGTGCTCGGAGACGTGGGCCCTTCGACGCCCCCGCCTCCGGAGGAACTGGAGCAGCTGCGGCTCGCTTTCAAGGCCCGATATCATCACTTCAAGCTGTTGCTCAACGCCAACAACCGGGCGCTGGAGGTCATGGCGGAGATGGAAGAGATGATTCGAGGGAATCGTCCGTTCGGCATGACCTTTGTCCGGTCGCGCTGCACCCGGGTGTCCACCAGCGTTTTCCAGATCATCCGGCACCTGGACGCGCTCGCACCTGGCAAATACACGGAACTTTACGACCGGTTCCGAGACATTCAGAAGAAGATCAACCCGTTCATCCACAGTTCGGCTCCTGCAACCCGGGCCGCTCCCCTGGTCGTCGCTCTGGAGGACGTGGGGGCTCATGCCGCGGACTTGGTGGGAGCCAAGATGGCCAACCTGGGGGAGGTCGCCAACCGGCTCGGGTTTCGTGTTCCCCGGGGTTTTGTGGTTACCGCCCGGGGCTACCAGCGTTTCCTTGCTGAAACAGGCCTCCAGGCTGAGATCGACCGGCGCCTTCAGTCCGCGGATGCGGAACGCCTGGACGAACTCTACAGCCTCAGTGCGGACATCCAGCAGCTCATCATCCGTTCCCCCCTGCCTTCAGATCTACGGGAAGCCATCGAAGAACAATTGAAGCTGCTTCAGAATCGAACGGCCGGTCCGGTTCGGCTGGCTCTACGGAGCAGCGCTCTGGGCGAGGATCTTCCGGGCGTCTCCTTTGCGGGCCAGTACCGGTCGGAACTCAACGTCAGTGCCGACAACGTGCTCCAAGCCTACAAAGAAGTCGTAGCCGGCAAGTACGGGCTCACCGCCATGACCTACCGCCTCCACCGCGGCATCCGGGACGAGGACATCGCCATGTGTGTCGGCTGCCTGGAAATGGTGGACGCGGTGGCGAGCGGTGTGCTCTACACGAGAAATCCGTTGAATCTCCGTGAGGACGAACTCGTGATCCATGGGGTCTGGGGCCTTCCGAAGCCGGTGGTGGACGGCAGTGCGGTCTCGGATCTTTTCGTGGTGTCCCGCGAGCCGCCGCACCGTGTGCTGCGGCGCGATATCGCGGACAAGTCGTTGCGATTCGTATGCGATCCCGACGAAGGCGTGTGCCGCCTGGACGTGGTGGGCGCAGAACGGTCTGAGCCTTGCCTCCACGAAGACCAAGCGGCGGCCCTCGCCCGGCTGGCCCTCCGGATCGAGGCCCACTACGGGTCACCGCAGGACATCGAGTGGGCCCTGGACCCTTCCGGAGACTTCGTGGTGCTGCAGAGCCGGCCGCTTCTGCCGACCGGGATGCCGGAGGAGGCGATACGTAGAAACGCCTCGCGACGGGACGCTCCGGTCCTCCTGGAAGGCGGAAGCACTGCGTCTGCCGGCGTCGCGACCGGCACCGCCTTTGTCGTTCAGCGGGACGTGGACGCACTCCAGTTTCCGCCCGGGGGCGTCCTCGTCACCGCTCAGGCCCTCCCGCGCTGGGCCACCCTCCTCGGCCGGGCGGCTGCGGTGGTGAGTGAAAAGGGAAGCGTTGCGGGCCACCTGGCCAACGTTGCGAGAGAGTTCGGCGTACCGGCCCTGTTTGGTGTTCCAGATGCCTGCAGGCGCCTTTCCACCGGACGCATCGTAACGGTGGACGCCGACCAACGGGTGGTCTACGACGGGCGGATTGAAATGCCGGAGATCTCTGAGCGGCCTCAACGAAAGCTCATGGAAGGAAGTCCGGTCCACCGGGCGCTGGAAGGGGCGGCGCGATGGATCGTTCCGCTGAACCTGCTGGACCCGGATTCTCCGGACTTCCGGCCCGGCAACTGCCGCACTTTCCACGATATCACGCGATTCTGCCATGAGAAGGCCGTCTTCGAAATGTTCCGCTTCGGGGAAACACACCACTTCCCCGAGCGATCCAGTAAGCAGCTGGTTTGCGACGTTCCCATGCAGTTCTGGGTGATCAACCTCGATGACGGATTCAAGGCGGAAACCGAAGGGAAGTTTGTATCGCTCGAAAACATCGATTCCATCCCCATGCGGGCGCTCTGGGAGGGAATGGTGGCCGTGCCCTGGCACGGGCCGCCTCCCGTCGATACCCGGGGGTTTCTTTCCGTGCTGTTGGAGGCCACCACCAATCCGGGTCTGGACCCGGCCCTGCATTCGCCTTACGCCATCCGCAATTATTTCATGATCTCTCGGCATTTCTGCAGCCTGCAGTCCCGTTTTGGATTCCACTTTTCCACCGTGGAAGCGCTGGTGAGCGAGCGGGATTCGGAAAATTACGTGAGCTTTCAGTTCAAGGGAGGAGCCGCCAACCTGGATCGCCGGATCATTCGAGCCCGCTTGGTCGCCGGGCTGCTCGAAGAACTGGGATTTCATGCCGAGGTCAAGGAAGACGCCGCGTTCGCCCGGCTGGAAGGCCATGGCCCGTCTTTCATGGTAAGCCGTCTGCGGGCTTTGGGTTATCTGATCATTCATACCCGACAATTGGACATGGTAATGACCGACGGCTATTCCGTGGAGAGGTATCGCAGCCAGATGCTGGATCATCTCCGGCCGCTTGTAGGTGAATGCCTTCAAGTCGCGGCCGGGGACTCCGGGTAA
- a CDS encoding sulfite exporter TauE/SafE family protein, with translation MKSVRKIYDLLLMASMAHARWDYEASMNILRSRKRLAILGLLALPAVLLSVVFAAGDGDLPSILGGKHAYSPAYYTPSIFLVSILIGVCAGLITGCIGAGGGFIITPALMSAGIKGILAVGTDLFHIFAKAIMGTAVHKKLGNVSVPLAVWFLVGSGIGVTGGGVINRAIYEKNPVMSDTFISVVYVVLLGFLGIYALSDFLRLRKSGADVGAHHGESPHGKEAATGKVGLPARLQGANLPPMIRFDEDLVPGGKKIPAVFVVIAGALVGFVAAIMGVGGGFLTFPIFVYILGVSSFTTVGTDILQIIFTAGYASISQYAIYGYIFYTLAMGMLLGSLLGIQLGALTTKVVKGIYIRGFYAVAILAGFINRLFALPGKLADMKIITLSPSTAKFIAVIGNWAFFIVVSIFAFWIISKFFANLKTLRGEA, from the coding sequence ATGAAAAGCGTTCGAAAGATCTACGACCTGTTGCTCATGGCATCCATGGCCCACGCCCGGTGGGACTATGAGGCGTCGATGAACATCCTGAGAAGCCGCAAACGGCTGGCCATCTTGGGACTCCTGGCGCTTCCGGCCGTCCTTCTCTCGGTCGTCTTCGCGGCGGGCGACGGCGACCTGCCGTCCATCCTGGGCGGGAAACACGCATACAGTCCGGCCTATTACACACCCTCCATCTTTCTCGTTTCCATCTTGATCGGGGTGTGTGCCGGGCTCATCACCGGCTGCATCGGAGCCGGAGGCGGGTTCATCATCACGCCGGCCCTCATGAGCGCCGGCATCAAGGGCATCCTTGCCGTCGGGACCGATCTTTTTCACATTTTTGCCAAGGCCATCATGGGGACGGCCGTTCACAAGAAGCTGGGGAATGTCTCGGTGCCTTTGGCCGTCTGGTTTCTCGTGGGATCCGGTATCGGCGTCACCGGAGGCGGCGTCATCAACCGAGCCATCTACGAGAAGAACCCGGTCATGAGCGATACCTTCATCAGCGTGGTCTACGTGGTCCTTCTCGGGTTCCTGGGGATCTACGCGCTTTCCGATTTTCTCAGGCTGCGTAAGAGCGGCGCCGACGTGGGAGCCCATCACGGCGAGAGCCCCCATGGTAAAGAAGCGGCTACCGGCAAGGTGGGTCTGCCCGCCCGCTTGCAAGGCGCGAACCTGCCGCCGATGATCCGCTTCGATGAAGACTTGGTGCCGGGGGGAAAAAAGATCCCCGCTGTGTTCGTGGTGATTGCCGGCGCCCTGGTGGGTTTCGTGGCCGCCATCATGGGTGTGGGCGGCGGCTTCCTCACATTCCCCATTTTCGTTTACATTCTGGGGGTTTCGTCCTTCACCACCGTGGGGACGGACATTCTGCAGATCATCTTCACCGCGGGCTACGCCTCCATCAGCCAGTACGCCATCTATGGGTACATCTTCTACACCCTCGCCATGGGCATGCTCCTGGGATCACTCCTTGGGATTCAACTCGGGGCCCTCACCACCAAGGTCGTGAAGGGGATCTACATCCGGGGTTTCTACGCGGTGGCGATACTGGCCGGATTTATCAATCGGCTTTTCGCCCTTCCCGGGAAGCTGGCCGACATGAAAATCATCACGCTGTCACCTTCGACGGCCAAGTTCATCGCCGTCATCGGCAACTGGGCGTTCTTCATCGTCGTGAGCATTTTCGCCTTCTGGATCATCAGCAAGTTCTTCGCTAACCTCAAGACATTGCGAGGGGAGGCCTGA
- a CDS encoding response regulator, producing MEAIRVLLVDDEAEFLETLVKRLKKRRVDVQGVRSGEEALDLIRRQPVDVVVLDVKMPGMDGIQTLKAIKSMNPLVEVIMLTGHASVEVAIQGMELGAFDYLMKPMDIDELLYKVQDAYKKKALQEKRIQRRKEVIAGRPA from the coding sequence GTGGAAGCCATACGAGTGTTGCTCGTCGATGACGAGGCGGAGTTTCTCGAGACGCTCGTTAAGCGCCTGAAGAAGCGCCGCGTGGACGTTCAGGGGGTGAGAAGCGGCGAAGAAGCCCTTGACCTCATCAGGAGGCAGCCGGTGGACGTGGTGGTGTTGGACGTCAAGATGCCCGGCATGGACGGCATCCAAACACTCAAGGCCATCAAGTCCATGAATCCCCTGGTGGAAGTGATCATGCTCACCGGACATGCCAGTGTGGAGGTGGCCATCCAGGGCATGGAACTGGGTGCCTTCGACTACCTGATGAAACCCATGGACATCGATGAACTGCTTTACAAGGTCCAGGACGCCTACAAGAAAAAGGCGCTCCAGGAAAAGCGGATCCAAAGGCGGAAGGAGGTGATCGCTGGGCGGCCTGCATGA
- a CDS encoding response regulator, with the protein MEKGKGKATGPIRLLLVDDEVGYVDVLKKRMARRGIEVTAAINGTAGIQALRRQPFDVAVLDLKMEDLDGIEVLKIFKKMDPDMPVIMLTGHGSEQSAREGMALGAFDYLTKPCDLAELIEKIEQAVERRR; encoded by the coding sequence ATGGAAAAAGGGAAAGGCAAAGCCACCGGTCCCATCCGGCTGCTCCTGGTGGACGACGAGGTCGGCTACGTGGACGTGCTGAAAAAGCGGATGGCACGAAGAGGGATCGAAGTGACCGCAGCAATCAACGGCACGGCAGGAATCCAGGCACTCCGGCGGCAGCCCTTCGACGTGGCCGTGCTCGATCTGAAGATGGAAGATCTGGACGGGATCGAGGTGCTCAAGATCTTCAAGAAGATGGATCCGGACATGCCGGTCATCATGCTCACCGGCCACGGTTCGGAACAGTCGGCCCGGGAGGGCATGGCACTTGGAGCTTTCGATTACCTGACGAAGCCGTGCGACCTGGCGGAACTCATAGAAAAGATCGAGCAGGCGGTGGAGCGAAGGAGGTGA
- a CDS encoding response regulator — protein sequence MKDIRVMLVDDEVPFVDTMTKRLTKRGLDVVTAFSGAEALEKLDGMKGVDVVVLDVKMPGMDGIETLREIKSRFPLLEVIMLTGHATVETAIEGMKLGAHDYLMKPCDIEELLGKVKEARDKKARHEQKIIEAKAQSIVLRRGD from the coding sequence ATGAAAGACATCCGCGTGATGCTGGTGGACGATGAAGTTCCCTTTGTGGACACCATGACCAAGCGGTTGACCAAGCGGGGCTTGGACGTGGTGACGGCTTTCAGCGGGGCGGAAGCCCTGGAAAAGCTCGACGGCATGAAGGGCGTGGACGTGGTCGTCCTGGACGTAAAGATGCCCGGCATGGATGGGATCGAGACGCTCCGGGAGATCAAGAGCCGGTTTCCCCTGCTGGAGGTGATCATGCTTACGGGTCATGCCACCGTGGAAACGGCTATCGAAGGCATGAAGCTTGGAGCCCACGATTACCTGATGAAGCCATGCGATATCGAGGAGCTTTTGGGCAAGGTGAAGGAAGCGAGAGACAAGAAAGCCCGTCATGAACAGAAGATTATCGAAGCCAAGGCTCAGAGCATCGTCCTTCGCCGCGGGGACTGA